The Nodosilinea sp. FACHB-141 genome has a segment encoding these proteins:
- a CDS encoding ABC transporter ATP-binding protein produces the protein MPGNIASAQEPSAIWVNQLQFQWPSGLSVLQNCSLKVQPGEFCMLLGNNGSGKSTLLKILGGLLKPQGGEWLVEKPLGFVFQNPDHQLVMPTVGADVAFGLVDEHLPLAEIRNRVDDALSAINLLELKRRPIYALSGGQKQRVAIAGAIARHCQVLLLDEPTALLDPDSQIDLVKRVRNLVKERGLTALWVTHRLVELDYCDRAFLLEAGRVLDEGEPARLKQRLQSQV, from the coding sequence ATGCCTGGTAACATTGCTTCAGCTCAAGAGCCTAGTGCCATTTGGGTCAATCAGTTGCAGTTTCAATGGCCATCGGGGCTGTCAGTTCTGCAAAACTGCTCGCTCAAGGTGCAGCCGGGTGAGTTCTGCATGCTGCTAGGCAACAATGGTAGTGGCAAGTCAACCTTGCTAAAGATCCTAGGAGGGCTGCTGAAACCTCAAGGGGGAGAGTGGTTGGTTGAAAAGCCCTTGGGCTTCGTCTTTCAGAACCCCGACCACCAGTTGGTAATGCCCACTGTGGGGGCTGATGTAGCGTTTGGCCTAGTGGATGAGCACCTTCCCTTAGCAGAAATTCGCAATCGGGTTGACGATGCATTGTCCGCCATCAATCTGTTGGAACTCAAACGTCGGCCCATTTATGCCCTCAGCGGCGGGCAAAAGCAGCGGGTGGCAATTGCTGGGGCCATTGCCCGACACTGCCAGGTGCTACTGCTAGATGAGCCTACTGCTCTACTGGATCCCGATAGCCAAATTGATTTGGTGAAACGGGTAAGAAATCTGGTTAAAGAGCGGGGGCTAACAGCTTTATGGGTAACCCACAGACTGGTGGAACTTGACTACTGCGATCGCGCTTTTCTACTGGAGGCAGGACGGGTACTGGACGAAGGCGAGCCGGCTCGCCTTAAGCAGCGGTTACAAAGCCAAGTCTAA
- a CDS encoding DNA-directed RNA polymerase subunit omega, translated as MAKRSPFDSTQVMRRTEDLIRAASNRYRITVQVANRAQRRRFEDFENYEDPKMKPVLRAIIEMSDELTQPEIIGE; from the coding sequence ATGGCTAAGCGCTCCCCTTTCGACAGTACGCAGGTTATGCGACGCACCGAAGACCTGATCCGGGCCGCTTCAAACCGCTACCGCATCACGGTACAAGTAGCTAATCGAGCCCAGCGGAGACGCTTCGAAGACTTTGAAAACTATGAAGACCCCAAGATGAAGCCCGTGCTGCGAGCCATCATCGAGATGTCCGATGAGTTGACCCAGCCTGAGATTATTGGCGAGTAG
- a CDS encoding DUF1818 family protein: MGERFTKEGNGWRLGWDATAPKYCGLLAGSNWAIELTKTEFRAFRRLAMEISETMQAIASELMDDERVTCEAEADHLWIEAEGFPEAYGIRFILKSGRQCEGEWDVEATQQMLQAIFHLTVF, from the coding sequence ATGGGTGAGCGGTTTACGAAGGAAGGCAATGGGTGGCGGCTCGGCTGGGACGCCACCGCTCCTAAATACTGCGGGCTATTAGCTGGCTCTAATTGGGCTATAGAGTTAACCAAAACCGAGTTTCGTGCCTTTCGACGGCTAGCGATGGAAATAAGTGAAACTATGCAAGCGATTGCCAGCGAACTTATGGACGATGAACGCGTTACCTGTGAAGCAGAAGCCGATCACCTATGGATAGAAGCAGAAGGCTTTCCAGAAGCCTATGGCATACGGTTTATTCTCAAGTCAGGTCGTCAATGCGAAGGTGAGTGGGACGTGGAGGCGACCCAGCAAATGTTGCAGGCCATCTTTCACCTCACGGTGTTTTAA